Below is a window of Mycobacterium dioxanotrophicus DNA.
CAGATGGAAGCGAACCATGACCCGGCGCTGAACAACGTCAAACTGGTCATCCTGGACAACAACACCAACCGTGCCGGTGGCGGATTCTGGACCACCTATTGGATGTTCGCGCCGTTATTGGCGACCTCAGCGGCGCCGGAACCCAGCGATCTGTCCATCCCGGTGATCGACACCGCCTACGAGTACAACATCAATTCCGATGCCCCGACCTACCCGCTGAACCTTGTCGCCGACGCGAATTCGTTGGCGGCCTACGCCTACGGATATGGCGCGCAGTCGAGTGCGAAGCTGCCGGATGATCCGGCCAACTTGAAACCTGGCTATCACTACATCGTGAATCCGGACGGCACGTATACCGAGATTCCGCTGTCCGATACCAACGTCACCTACGTGACCTTCACGACCGACCGGCTTCCACTGGTGCGGCCGCTGCTGCTGGTGCCGGGCGGCAACATCGTGGCCGACGCCGTCGAACCGGCACTCACCGACATCGTCAACGCGGGCTACCAGGACAACCAGCCCATCCCGACCGATCCCACCAAGACCCGCCCCGTCGGCCTGTTGCCGCCGGCATCCGACCTGACCGCGACCCTCGGCGCGCTGCCCGGCGATGTGCAGGCCGGGGTGACGAAGGCCGCGGCCACCGCCGGCCAGGACATCTCCACACCGACCACCCTGGTGACCGGGCCGCTCGACGAGGCTGGCAGCACCGCCAAGATCGTCACAGGCAACCTGCCCACATCGTCGTTGTCGTCGACCGCCGTGCCCGGATTGTCCGGTCCGTCCCCGTTGACCTCGGGCAACAAGGTGGTGCCCAATCCGGTGAAGTCGCTGAAGTCGACCGCTGGGTCCAACCCCGTGCAGAAGGTGGCGGGCAGCCTCAATTCGACGGTGAGTGGTGTGACCAAGGGTGTGCAGGACGCTGTGAAGAAGGTCGTGTCCGGCGCCAAACCGTGACCGTGACCGGCTGAGCAGCAACGGCGACATCGGTTGCCGCCCTATACTTTGTCCACGCATTTGCGGGGACAGGAGCCCTCATGGCCGGACACCACGAGCGCGCGGCGAACGCACCTGAGTTGCAGCTGCCGGCGGACTCGACTCGGCGCCCGGCTTTTTACGGCCTCGTCCTGCAGTGGGCACTCCGGCTGGTGCTGGTGGGCTACATCGCCATCACCCTGTTGCTGCAGCCGCCCGACCGCGACTTGTGGTTCTGCATTCTGACGCTGGCCGGCTACCTGGCCGCGTTCGGGGCGTGGACGTGGTGGGTGGTGCGGACGGGGCCCGCGTCGAAGGACATCACCAGTCGGCGGCCCGCACTGTGCATGCTCGCCGCCGACGTCGCGTTGGTGTCGCTGCTGTCGGTGCTCACGGGCCTGCACTCACCGGACAACTGGACGTCGGATGTGTTGCGCACCGGGCTGTTTCTGATTCCGGTGATCGCGGCGGCCCAGCTCGATCCGTTCCTCAGCGGCGTCACGGCGATCCCGACCGTCACGGCGTACATCGTGGTCAGCTGGATCGGGCAGAACGGCAACGAAGAGCCGTGGTCGTCGATTCTGTTGAACGCCACGGTGTTGTCCGGGCTGGCCGCAGGTTCGGTCGCACTGTCGCGGATCCAGCGGTCAAAGGTCGAGACGATCGAGGAACTGGCCAGGCAGCGAACGCAATTGCTGGAGGATGTACTGGGTTTGGAGAAGCGCGAACGACAAGCGCTTTCGGAACGGCTGCATGACGGACCGTTGCAGTACGTCCTCGTTGCGCGAGGCGATCTCGAAGATGTTCGGGCCGGCTCGGCCCCGGCGCTGGACCTGGTGGAAACCGCGCTCAAGGAATGTTCGGCGTTGCTGCGCGACGCGGTGCGCGAGTTGCATCCCGAGATCCTCAACCGGGCCGGCCTCAAGGCCGCGATCGAGGCGCTTGCCGACAGTATCGCTGCCCGGGACGATCTCGCGGTCGATCTGGATTCCTCGACCTGGCCCGCAGACTTCCGTACCGATGCCGACCATCTGCTCTACAGCGCGGCGCGTGAATTCACCACGAACGTCATCAAACATGCCCACGCCAACACGCTGCGCATCGAGCTGCGCCGCGAGGACGGGGAGGCGCGGCTGCGGATCATCGACGACGGTGTCGGCATCTCCGATGCGCGGCTGGCGAAGAGCATTGCCGAAGGCCACATCGGCATGGCCTCGATCCGCACCAAGGTCCTCGCCTCGTGCGGGCAGTTCGATGCGCACGCGACAAACGCGGGCACCGAGGTTGCGATCGTGGTACCGCTTCCGCGCGACTGAGCGTGTCGGCGGGTCCAGCGCCCCGTCGGCCAATTGTCAAACGGGATCTCCTGGGCCACAGGTGATTTCATCTGTGGTCGACGCGAAGTTTCGATCGGCGGCTGGTGAGGTATTCCACGGGCTGGGTCGTCGGCCACGCGGGCCGACGCCACGGAAGAGGAGAACGCACCGTGAGCGGTATCGACAAGGCGAAGAACAAGGGGCAGGAGCTGGGCGGTAAGGCCAAGGAAGCGGTCGGCAAGGTCACCGGCGACAAGGACACCGAGAACGAAGGCAAGGGCGACCAGGCGAAGTCCAACCTGAAGGACGCCGGCGAGAAGATCAAGGACGCGTTCAAGGATTAGGTGTTCTGTTGACCTGATCGGCGACCCAGGAGTCCACCCGGGTCCACGTCTCGTCAAGCCAGGCGCCGACATCCTGCGGCTGCGGACGTTGATCTGCCGGAAACAACTCGGTGTGGACCAGGAGTTGCCGGTTGATCGGCAGCTGCCACCAGGGGCGCGCCCGCCCGTCGGGGCAAAAGCCAGTGTGGGTCAGCACAAGGACGCTCGCGTTCGGTGCTCCGGACAACGCCGCTGCCGCCCCGCCGGCACGGGGTGGCAGCGTGTGGGATTGGCGGAATGCCCGTGCGGCCGCGCGGATCTGGCCGGTTGTGCGGAGTTCGGTGATCGTCGCGCGCCACCGCGACACACTGAAGTTCGCGCCTTCGGGGAACAGCAGGAGGGCCTGCCCGCCGGACAGCGATGCTGCCAGATCGCGGATCTGTTGACGTGCACGGTCGCCGTCCAGGAAGCACACACACCCCAGCTGGCCCGCGACGTCGAAAACCGGTTCCAGCCGCAGAGCTGCCCTGGCCA
It encodes the following:
- a CDS encoding PE-PPE domain-containing protein is translated as MSGRHRKLSRARSASRRWAPGLTAAAVSVTGLSTAVVTGTTTTFAAPAVALAAAITPANSTAQIFAGSTYYGTDYAKSNPPQQVVPFFLGPQGVVDAIDQNSADENLVVVSSGWGAGQTGLALAQMEANHDPALNNVKLVILDNNTNRAGGGFWTTYWMFAPLLATSAAPEPSDLSIPVIDTAYEYNINSDAPTYPLNLVADANSLAAYAYGYGAQSSAKLPDDPANLKPGYHYIVNPDGTYTEIPLSDTNVTYVTFTTDRLPLVRPLLLVPGGNIVADAVEPALTDIVNAGYQDNQPIPTDPTKTRPVGLLPPASDLTATLGALPGDVQAGVTKAAATAGQDISTPTTLVTGPLDEAGSTAKIVTGNLPTSSLSSTAVPGLSGPSPLTSGNKVVPNPVKSLKSTAGSNPVQKVAGSLNSTVSGVTKGVQDAVKKVVSGAKP
- a CDS encoding sensor histidine kinase, with translation MAGHHERAANAPELQLPADSTRRPAFYGLVLQWALRLVLVGYIAITLLLQPPDRDLWFCILTLAGYLAAFGAWTWWVVRTGPASKDITSRRPALCMLAADVALVSLLSVLTGLHSPDNWTSDVLRTGLFLIPVIAAAQLDPFLSGVTAIPTVTAYIVVSWIGQNGNEEPWSSILLNATVLSGLAAGSVALSRIQRSKVETIEELARQRTQLLEDVLGLEKRERQALSERLHDGPLQYVLVARGDLEDVRAGSAPALDLVETALKECSALLRDAVRELHPEILNRAGLKAAIEALADSIAARDDLAVDLDSSTWPADFRTDADHLLYSAAREFTTNVIKHAHANTLRIELRREDGEARLRIIDDGVGISDARLAKSIAEGHIGMASIRTKVLASCGQFDAHATNAGTEVAIVVPLPRD
- a CDS encoding CsbD family protein, which codes for MSGIDKAKNKGQELGGKAKEAVGKVTGDKDTENEGKGDQAKSNLKDAGEKIKDAFKD
- a CDS encoding 1-acyl-sn-glycerol-3-phosphate acyltransferase, producing MTAVRRAVTMPVIVALMLLVLLTAPIYLVIAGMASGIARSSRPVRSVALAMAYALIELRILARLLGGDRDCDRLMRDFSGMAYQAVRLLLDVEVALGPASVAPAEIPDDAPVVVLSRHCGPGDSILIAWLLMTQYRLQVRVVARAALRLEPVFDVAGQLGCVCFLDGDRARQQIRDLAASLSGGQALLLFPEGANFSVSRWRATITELRTTGQIRAAARAFRQSHTLPPRAGGAAAALSGAPNASVLVLTHTGFCPDGRARPWWQLPINRQLLVHTELFPADQRPQPQDVGAWLDETWTRVDSWVADQVNRTPNP